The sequence TCgctgtggtcctggttctggtttaagggttctggttcaggtttaAGGGTTCTgctgtggtcctggttctggttctgctggtctCAGATGGACTCGGGTGCCTCTGTCTGTTTCCATGGCGACCACACCCCGGTCGGTCCGGTGTGGGCGGAGCCCCGTTCAGATCAGCTGGGTCAGAGTCCTGTGGTGTCGGGTTTCCAAACAGACCTGGTGTTTCCAGCCATTTCCGAATGGGCGTGGTGATGTCAGCGGTGGGTGTGTCCATCATAGACCACGGACACGCCCCCTGCCCTCAGCCCGCCCACAATTCACCATGTTTGATCTGCATCTGACAGACTGCAGCTGAGCATCATGGGTACTGTAGTCCTGACAGAGGAGCGGTCAGAAAAACACTGACGAAGGTCACATGATCATCTGGACTTAGACCGGGtcagaccaggttagaccaggtCAGACTAGATTAGACCGGGTCAGACCAGGTTAGACCGAGTCAGACCAGGTCAGACTAGATTAGACCAGGTCAGACCAGGTTAGTTCGGGTTAGACCGGGTCAGACCAGGTTAGTTCAGGTTAGACCAGGTCAGACCAAGTCAGACCGGGTTAGACCGGGTCAGACCAGGTCAGACCAAGttagaccaggttagaccaggtCAGACCAAGTCAGACCAGGTTGGACTGGATCAGACCTGGCTAGATCAggtcagaccagatcagaccaggtcagaccaaatcagaccaggttagaccaggtcagaccaggttagaccaggtcagaccaggttagaccaggtcacagcagtaaaacctgtttggaaaaaaaaccccaaaaaccttgcatcaaaaaaacatttttgtgataaAATACAGGTTtagagtcctggtcctggtcctggtcctggtcctggtcctggtcctggtgctggtgctggtcctggtgctggtgctggtcctggtgctggtcctggttctggtcctggtctgggttctgGTCTGTTTTAGACCTAAATGTTGTTTTTAAATAAACTGAATCTTGGTCGTCTGGTTGTGAAACATGTTTACTGtcagacctgtcaatcacacatctGTCACATGACCCAAAGCacgcagtcacatgaccatgatgaCCACGATGAGGAGGTCTGACAGCCAATCAGACGGCCCGGACCCAGAAACCACATGTTTATGGTTCTGTTCGGTGGTTCTACATgtaaacagacaaacacagcCCGCTGCTgccagtgggcggggctttgagtgggaggtgggcggggctttgagTGGGAGGTGGGCGGGGCAACTGAGGACACAATGACAGGTCGTTTCTGCAGAAGACGATAAAAGACGGATCACAGCGGGtcgaccagaaccaggaccaggactgggaccaTTAGGACCACCAGAACAACCAGGACCACCAGAACAACCAGGACCACCAGGACTACCAGGACCACCAGAGCCATCAGGACCCCCAGGGCTGGGACTGACCCCTCTCTAACCCAGAACCAGATTGGCCGGGTCCAGGATGTGGCTGGTTCTGATGATGGTCTGCCTGTGGACGCGGGACGAGGCCAGACCTGTAAGAACCTGACCCCCCTGACCAGGTCTCAGGCCTGGTTCAGGTCCAGACCCCGGTCCTGACTAGGATGACCCGGTTCTGCATGGTTTCCATGGTTGTGGTTCTGGACTCAGTGGGTCGACCCTGGTTtagtttatttactttattcaGTGGGTTTCAGATTTCAGGTTTGAGTTTGGATTCACCTCATGTTCatgttcttcatgttcttcttcttcttctttttttccttcagtgttttGTTGCTGTTCTGGACTTTCTCTGTGTTTTCTTCCTCTTGGTTGTTGTCGTTATGATCATTACTATTGTTAATATGGTTACTTCTTTTAATATTGTTACTATCGTTAATATTGTTACTAtcgttaatattgttaatacagTTACTATCATCACTATGGTTACCACCGTTAATATGGTTACTATTGTTACTATAGTTACCATCATTAATATGGTTACCGTGGTTACTATCGTCAGTTCTActgtttgtactttgttacttttccatgtttcatcttgtttttgttcattttgttttggtgGTTTATGTCTTTTCTTCTGTTGTCAGTTCTGTCAGTTCCTCTTTTCTTGATCACTCATGTACCTAGAACCTCCTTTAATCTGGATCACTCATGTACCTAGAACCTCCTTTAATCTGGATCACTCTTTTATCTAGAACCTCCTTTACTCTGGATCACTCTTATCTAGAACCTCCTTTAATCTGAATCACTCTTATCTAGAACCTCCTTTAATCTGAATCACTCTTATCTAGAACCTCCTTTAATCTGGATCACTCGTACCTAGAACCTCCTTTAATCTGGATCACTCATGTACCTAGAACCTCCTTTAATCTGGATCACTCTTTTATCTAGAGCCTCCTTTAATCTGGATCACTCATGTACCTAGAACCTCCTTTAATCTGGATCACTTGTACCTAGAACCTCCTTTAATCTGGATCACTCATGTACCTAGAACCTCCTTTAATCTGGATCACTCATGTACCTAGAACCTCCTTTAATCTGGATCACTCTTATCTAGAACCACCTTTAATCTGGATCACTCATGTACCTAGAACCTCCTTTAATCTGGATCACTCATGTACCTAGAACCTCCTTTAATCTGGATCACTTGTACCTAGAACCTCCTTTAATCTGGATCACTCATGTACCTAGAACCTCCTTTAATCATTCAAACAGGACCAGGTTTTCCTCCAGGGTAGAACTCTGGTTCTAGAACCACAGCTGTTTAATTTAACGTTAACACCTGCAGATTTTCAGGATCGTCTGAACTGAGCAGCTGTTTCCTCAGGTTCCAGGTGAACTCCATGACCTCCATGACCCCCATGACCTCCAGGACCTCCAGGAGCAGCTCTCCCAGATGTCTGTGAGTTCCTCCTGTTTCAGATCCATGTTTTTTCAcctaatgaacaaaacaaacgcacctcagtggtgtttgtgtttcagcCCTCAGCCGGTCcagaccaccaggaccaggaccggcagagaccctcttcctcctcctcttcctcctcctcttctcagtCCAGTCAGAGTTCAGAGGTgagaggtcacatgacacaggtgtCACATGGTCCTCCCAGGTCTCTGTCCAAACCTCAGACTACATTACCCACAATCCTCAGCCTGTGACGTTCAGTGTCAACATGGAACTGGACTGTCACAGTTTAAAACCAGTGGAACAATGGAGAACAGCTCTGGGGTCATCACAGGTTCCACACTGGATTCCAGACCTGGTTCTAAACCTGGTTCCAGACCTGGTTCTAAACCTGGTTCTACACCTGGTTCTGAACCTGGTTCCAGACCTTGTTCTAAACCTGGTTCCACACCTGGTTTCAGACCTGGTTCTAAACCTGGTTCCACACCTGGTTCCAGACCTGGTTCTAGACCTGGTTCCAGACCAGGTTCTAAACCTGGTTCCTCACCTGGTTCTACACCTGGTTCCAGaccttgttctaaacctgtttcCAGACCAGGTTCTAAACCTGGTTCCAGACCTGGTTCCACACCTGGTTCCAGACCTGGTTCTAAACCTGGTTCTAAACCTGTTTCCTCACCTGGTTCTACACCTGGTTCCAGaccttgttctaaacctgtttcCAGACCAGGTTCTAAACCTGGTTCCAGACCTGGTTCCACACCTGGTTCCAGACCTGGTTCTAAACCTGGTTCTAAACCTGTTTCCAGACCAGGTTCTAAACCAGGTTCTAAACCAGGTTCTAAACCTGGTTCTAAACCTGGTTCTAAACCTGGTTCCAGACCTGGTTCTTCAGgcctataaaaacataaataacctcCCTGTCCAATCAGCTGTTTGATCAGATAGTCGTTTCCCATCATGCTCCTGtggtgaggtcaaaggtcagggtccACTGGGGGCAGGACACGCCCCCTCTGTCAAACCACCTCTGATTGGTCGCTTTCTTTTACAGGAAACTCTGCAGCTGAAACAGACCCAGAACCTGGACGACATGGTAAGAACCACAACCAGCACCTAGAACAGGGGTCCAACATACGGACCCTGGACCAGAACCGGTCCGGTGGGTCCGATGGGACCCCGGTCTGGTGGGTCCGGTGGGTCCAAACAAAGAAGAAGGTAGAGTCAGTCTGGTCCAAAACAGacgaagaacagaaataatgagaaACACAAACGCtgatcagtttaaaccaggaaaacCACCACATTTCCAAACGTTAATATTTAATCATCACATGTTCTGTCTGTTCCACCTGGACCAGAACATCGTTTGTGTTTGACCATCGTTTGTTTTTAtcataatttttcttttcttttattattttccttTAAATCCGCTTGAACTAATGTTTACGTCCATGAGTCGGTTCAGGAACCACGACCaggatgaagacgatgatgatgtTTATGATGATGAAGTCcatgtagatgcaaatatttccaTCGTACTTCTACGTTCTGTCGttcctgttgccatggtgatgatGGTCTGTTGTGGTTCTTTCCTTCAGGCTGTGGAGCAGATGGACTCAGAGGAGGTGAGGCCTTCAAAGACCCACAACAGGGTCACCTCTGACCTTTGGGTGACCCCCAGGTGACCTTTGGGTCCATGTATGACCTCCAGGTGACCTTTGGGTCCATGTGTGACCCCCAGGTGACCTTTGGGTCCATGTATGACCCCCAGGTGACCTTTGGGTCCATGTGTTTCCTGTCTTTGTGTGTCCAGATCCTGGACCAGGTCCGGTTCAGGTCCAACAGGACCCAGGCGTCTCCGTGGTCAGATGGACTGGTTCTGCTGGGACgcccacagacccacacagactcCCATGAAGACACCGGAGACGACAGCGACCAGGACCAGCACCGGGTGAgtcatgtgacctgtgacctggtgtcaaattacaaacacacaaaacacacaaacacacacacagaacaagaCGTAAAAACTGGAGGGAAACAGGTTCAacgtaaaaaacaacaaaacactaaaactcTATAGAATTAACATTATGGCTCCACCCCTTCATCTGACCCCGCCCATCTCTCCTGACTCCTCCCCCTCAAAAGTTGCTtataacacacttaaatacctcataaATGACTTGTTGATATCTGGGATGATTTAAAACTGTTTTaagttaaataaaaattttaactaaaatttcattttttggagcacatactatacctCACAAATGTCATCTGACCCCTCCCATCTCTCCTGTCTCCACCCCTTCATCTGACCCCGCCCATCTCACTTGACCCCACCTCTTCATCTAACCCCGCCCATCTCACCTGATCCCACCCATCTATCCTGACTCCACTCCTTCATCTGACTCCGCCCATCTCACCTGACTCCTCCCCCTTTACCTGACCCTTCCCATTTCTCCTGACTCCACCCCTCTCCTTTGACCCCCTCGACTCCACCCCTCTCCTATGGCCCCGCCCCTCAGACCCTGCTCTTGAGCCTTCACCACCTCTTCAGTCGATCTCGTCACCAGGCTGTGGGTGGAGCCTCTGCACAGGAGGGCGGGGTTCTGACACACGGCGGGGccatgtcagcagcagcagtgggaGGGGCGGAGCCTGACTTTGACCAGGGCTCAGAGGAggggctgacctctgacctgcagCATTACAGCCATCACCATGGTTACGACACAGAGGAGGCGGGGCTGGTGCTTGGGCTGTGACAGAGGCCACACCCCTTGTCCTAgtgacagctgtcagtcatcgtCAGCCTCTGAACAGAACGTTTCAGATCATTAGTGTGAAGAGTCACTGATATTTAACGACTTTAAACAAACTTTTAAATGTGAGTTTTTTCTTTCAAAAGgaataaatataaaatgaatTTGAAGTTTATAAAGTTATTAAACCTTTGTAACGTGTGACATTAAAACATGTAATGTATAAAACATGTATCATTCAGTTATTTTTCCAATATTCACTTAAATGTTTAACTTTAAAAATCCAAATGTGATTTCAACAATAAACTGAATTCTGTTGAACTGATGCGTGTAAACATGGGTTTAGTTTGATTCAACGTAGCACGATTTAGCAATGTTTAAAGTTTGCAACGTTAGCAAGATTTAGCAGTGTTAAGGGTTAGCAGCGTTAGCCAGACTCCTGTGTGTTGGACTGCAGATGTAAATTAGCCCAAGGCTAGCTCTGGTACAATTATGTTTAAAAGTTTGAAGGACCTGTCTATTTCCTGTGAAGTCTGAGGGTCGGTCTATCTCACACAGAAAACGAGCCAACGTTTGGATGTAGACGGAGTTTATTTTTACAAATCATGACGGCAGACTTTACAAAAAAGCGCAGGTTTGTGTCTGAAAGCTCCAGGTCCACTCGTTCGTCCAAACTCTGTCCTGTTATGCGACTTTTTCATTTCAGACTCGGCTGCTTGTTCAACATCcttattcaagaaaaaaataaaaaacctcaATCCAAAGTGAAATGAAGACGtgtctcttcctgtttgtcaccaATCAGTGTCCAGGTCCAGAAGGCTCCGTCCTAACGAGCCAATCACAGTCTCCAACAGTCCAGCCAATCAGCTGTGAGACGACGGCTGTGTCATCCAATCACATTTGTCCCGTCGTCAGTCGGCCGGGATCACAGTTCGTGGTcgtcaccatggaaacagcagGATGATAAAGTCCCATTACTTCCTGTGGGTGTGGCCTTTGTGGAACAGGTAGATGGGACGCTGGTTACCTGGAAACACATGGAGGCGGGATTAGGTAACCACGGCAACCATAGCTGATTTGAGTACCTGtatctgtgggtgtgtccttaTGTGCGCACCTGTGTGTGTACCTGTATGTGTACCCGTCTGTCCCCTGTGTGTGTCCCCATCTGTCCCCTGTGTACATACCTGTGTGTGTACCTGTATGTGTACCTGTCTGTCccctgtgtgtgtacctgtgtatgTACCCATCTGTCCCCTGTGTGTACCTGTATGTGTACCTGTCGGTCccctgtgtgtgtacctgtgtatgTACCCATCTGTCCCCTGTGTGTACCTGTATGTGTACCTGTCTGTcccctgtgtgtacctgtgtatGTACCCATCTGTCCCCtgtgtgtacatctgtgtgtacctgtgtatGTCCCCGTCTGTCCCCTccatgtgtacctgtgtgtgtaccCATCTGTCCCCTccatgtgtacctgtgtgtgtaccTGTATGTCCCCTGTGTACATACCTGTGTGTACCCATCTGTCCCCTccatgtgtacctgtgtgtgtaccCGTCTGTcccctgtgtgtacctgtgtgtccCCGTCTGTCCCCTGCGTACATACCTGTGTGTCCCCGTCTGTCCCTGCGTACATACCTGTATGTCCCCGTCTGTCCCCTGCGTACATACCTGTGTGTGTCCCCGTCTGTCCCCTGCGTACATACCTGTGTGTCCCCGTCTGTCCCTGCGTACATACCTGTATGTCCCCGTCTGTCCCTGCGTACATACCTGTGTGTGTCCCCGTCTGTCCCCTGCGTACATACCTGTGTGTCCCCGTCTGTCCCTGCATACATACCTGTATGTCCCCGTCTGTCCCTGCGTACATACCTGTATGTCCCCGTCTGTCCCTGCGTACATACCTGTGTGTCCCCGTCTCTCCCCTGCGTACATACCTGTGTGTCCCCGTCTGTCCCCTGCGTACATACCTGTATGTCCCCGTCTGTCCCTGCGTACATACCTGTATGTCCCCGTCTGTCCCTGCGTACATACCTGTATGTCCCCGTCTGTCCCCTGCGTACATACCTGTATGTCCCCGTCTGTCCCTGCGTACATACCTGTATGTCCCCGTCTGTCCCTGCGTACATACCTGTATGTCCCCGTCTGTCCCCTGCGTACATACCTGTGTGTCCCCGTCTGTCCCCTGCGTACATACCTGTGTGTCCCCGTCTGTCCCTGCGTACATACCTGTATGTCCCCGTCTCTCCCCTGCGTACATACCTGTGTGTCCCCGTCTGTCCCCTGCGTACATACCTGTGTGTCCCCGTCTGTCCCTGCGTACATACCTGTATGTCCCCGTCTGTCCCTGCGTACATACCTGTATGTCCCCGTCTGTCCCTGCGTACATACCTGTATGTCCCCGTCTGTCCCTGCGTACATACCTGTGTGTCCCCGTCTGTCCCTGTGTACATACCTGTGTGTGTCCCCGTCTGTCCCTGCGTACATACCTGTGTGTGTCAGTAGCCTATAGGAGGTGAATCCCACTCCTTCTGTCAGTAAACTGGTGAACTGTTCTGGTTTCAGCCTCACACTCCTGGAGTTCACCAGCGTCAGCTCctaccaaacacacacatgtaggtTATATGTGTGTATATCGTATATACTTTTCGTGTTATAcatcatatatattttttgtgtcatatattgtatatatttttcGTATTGTATAtcgtatatatattttttgtcatatcGTATATATTTTTCATGTCATATATCATATTTTTCGTGTCATATATCGTATATATCTgtattatatatcatatatattgtTCGTGTCATATCGTATATATTTTTCAtgtcatatatcatatatatttttCATGTCATATAGTATACATTTTTCGTATTATATATCGTATATTTTTGTGTCAGATCATATATATTTTTCGTGtcatatatcgtatatattttCCTTGTTATATATcgtatatatttgtattataCATCATATATATTGTTTGTGtcatatatcgtatatatttttCATGTCATATATCGTATGTATTTTTCATGTCATATAGTATACATTTATCGTATTatatatcgtatatattttttgtgtcacATCGTATATATTGTTCGTGtcatatatcgtatatatttttCATGTCATATATATTTTTCATGTCATATAGTATACATTTTTCGTATTatatatcgtatatattttttgtgtcatatcgtatatatttttcgtgtcatatatcgtatatatttttgtattatatatcgtatatattttttgtcatatatatatttttcgtgtcatatatcgtatatattttttgtgtcataTATATTTTTCGTGtcatatatcgtatatatttgtattatatatcatatatattgttcgtgtcatatatcgtatatatttttcatgtcatatatcgtatatatttttcatgtcatatagtatacatttttcatattatatatcgtatatatttttcgtgtcatatatcgtatatatttgtattatatatcatatatattgtTCGTGTCACATATCGTATATATTTTTCATGTCATATATATTTTTCATGTCATATAGTATACATTTTTCATATTatatatcgtatatat is a genomic window of Sphaeramia orbicularis unplaced genomic scaffold, fSphaOr1.1, whole genome shotgun sequence containing:
- the LOC115415934 gene encoding uncharacterized protein LOC115415934 isoform X2, translated to MFTSMSRFRNHDQDEDDDDVYDDEVHVDANISIVLLRSVVPVAMVMMVCCGSFLQAVEQMDSEEILDQVRFRSNRTQASPWSDGLVLLGRPQTHTDSHEDTGDDSDQDQHRTLLLSLHHLFSRSRHQAVGGASAQEGGVLTHGGAMSAAAVGGAEPDFDQGSEEGLTSDLQHYSHHHGYDTEEAGLVLGL
- the LOC115415934 gene encoding uncharacterized protein LOC115415934 isoform X1, which gives rise to MWLVLMMVCLWTRDEARPVPGELHDLHDPHDLQDLQEQLSQMSPSAGPDHQDQDRQRPSSSSSSSSSSQSSQSSEETLQLKQTQNLDDMAVEQMDSEEILDQVRFRSNRTQASPWSDGLVLLGRPQTHTDSHEDTGDDSDQDQHRTLLLSLHHLFSRSRHQAVGGASAQEGGVLTHGGAMSAAAVGGAEPDFDQGSEEGLTSDLQHYSHHHGYDTEEAGLVLGL